The stretch of DNA AAATGGTTTGGTCGATGACTTGGGGGATCTGGAAGATACGATTGCCATGATGAAGAAAGACCAAGGACTCGAGGATGCGGAAGTGTTTGAATATACGGGAAGCGGCTTCGGTATGGGCTCCTTCTGGGCCACAGCTGCGAAGGATTGGTTTGTATCTGATTCCGATCTGCTTGGCATCAAGGAATTGATGGGCAAAACGAATTCACCGGAAGCTATGTATCTCTATACGGAATAGGAGGCGTTAGCATGGATAAAGAAAAACGTGAGCATCCAGAAGAACTGACGTCACCCGATCAGGATATCTCCAGTACAGGGATACCGGAAGCTGCGGAATCTGACAGACAGACAGAGTCAGATGCCCTATCCGATATGTATCAAGGGAAGGAAAAACTTGATGAGGAAGCGATGGAGCAGCCTGGGGCGGCATCTCCGGCGGCTGTGGCTGATAAACGCTATGCTGGATTTTGGATGCGTTTCTGGGCATATCTTGTCGATCTCATCGTTGTTTTCAGCCTGACGGGTTTGCTCGTCCAGCCTTTTACGATGATAGACGCTTTTTATGAAGCGACGCTTTGGATATGGAGTGTCAGCGCTTTGCTTGGCGGAGTGATTTTCTTTGCTTATTTCCTGTTCATGACCAAATGGCGCGGTCAGACTTTAGGAAAGATGATCTTCGGCTTACGCGTCATCCGGAAGGACGGAGGAGGCCTGTCCTGGTCGGATACGCTGATTCGGGAAGTGGTAGGCCGTTTCATCCACCGCTTGTTATTTTTGACCATCCTTTATGTGGTCGTGGCATTTACACCAAGGAAACAAGGTGTGCATGATTTCTTTGCAGATACACTTGTCATCCATGAATGAAAAAAGCCATCCAGCAATGCATGCTGGATGGCTTTTCCTATGTCTTATGAAGGGCGTTTCTCCATTACTTTATCGATCAAGCCATAGTTAACCGCTTGTTCTGCTGTAAGGAAGTTATCACGGTCTGTATCGCGCTCGATTACTTCAAGCGGCTGACCGCTGCGCTCCGCCATGATTTCATTCAATTTTTTGCGCATTTCGATGATGCGGCGAGCGTGGATTTCGATATCGCTTGCCTGACCTTGTGTACCGCCTAGAGGCTGGTGAATCATCACTTCACTGTTCGGAAGTGCATAGCGCATGCCTTTTTCACCGGCAGTCAATAGGAATGCACCCATGGAAGCCGCCATACCGATGCAGATAGTCGATACTTTCGGCTGAATGAACTGCATTGTATCATAGATAGCCATACCTGCGGTGATGGATCCTCCTGGTGAGTTGATGTATAGGGAAATATCTTTTTCTGGATCTTCCGCAGCCAAGAATAATAGCTGGGAAACGATGCTGTTGGCAACATTATCATCGATTGCGCTGCCAAGCATGATGATCCGGTCTTTCAGCAGACGGGAGTAGATATCGTAAGCACGTTCTCCTCTGTTTGTCTGTTCGATAACTGTAGGAATTAGATTCATGATAGATCCTCCTTTGGATATGAGCTCATTATGCTAAGTAATGACTAACCTTATCTTACCTAAAAGGTCAATAAAGGTCAAACAAAATACTTACTTTCTATCGCCTATTCCATGCTTCCCTAGTTGGAATGCAAATAAACGCCAGAAATACAGTATCCCGTTAACTTTGACTTTCAATCGATATTCTCCTGCAAATAAGTTTACTTTTCAATTTAATTACAGCTCCAGCAGATAGTTTAAATCATTTGCCATGGTGGAACGTTATCAGCGGAAAGCAAATAAACCGAAGGAGGCAACAACATGTTCAACCATTCGAAAGTACTACAATATCCCGCAAAACCGGATAAGCCAGACGCATTGTTTGCGAAGAAAATGCAGGAAATCCTGGGTGGACAGTTCGGTGAGATCACGGTAGCCCTCCAATACTTATTCCAAGGATGGAGTGCCCGCGGAGAAGAAAAATACAAGGATTTGATCATGGATACAGCTACCGAAGAGATCGGTCATGTCGAAATGATCGCAACGATGATTGCCCGCCTGCTTGATGGTGCACCTGTCAAAGAGCAGGAAGAGGCAGCGAAGGATCCTGTCATCGGGGCCATTCTGGGCGGCATGAACCCGCAGCACGCGATCGTTTCCGGTCTGGGGCCTCGCCCGACAGACAGCAACGGCGTCCCTTGGAACGCTGGCTATATCATCGCAAGCGGTAACCTCCTGGCAGACATCCGTGCCAACATCAATGCCGAGTCCCAGGGCCGGCTGCAGGTCGCCCGGTTATATGAAATGACGGAAGACCGAGGTGTACGCGATATGCTGTCCTTCCTCTTGGCACGTGATTCCATGCATCAAAATCAATGGATCGCCGCTGCCCGTGAATTGGAAGAGAAAAACGGTGTCATCGTACCAGGATCATTCCCAAAAGAGCTTGAAGCAGATGGATTCTCCCATAGCCTGATCAACTTCTCTGAAGGAGAAGACTCCAAAGAAGGCAGCTGGGCAAACGGGACAGCTCCGGACGGCGGTCAGTTCAACTATGAACAGACACCGACAGCTCACGGCGAGAAACAAGAGCTGCAGCCGGCACCGGACTATATGTATCCGAAATAAGCAATCCCATAGTAAACAAGTAAAAGGAACGGCCACGCGGCAGTTCCTTTTTTTGCTGCGGTCTATCAATAAAGTACTTGCATAAAAGAGTAAACTCCCGTATAATAATCGTTGTCACATTATTAATTACATATGCGCTCGTAGCTCAGTTGGATAGAGCGGTGGTTTCCGGTACCACGTCTGCCGGGGGTTCGAATCCCTCCGAGCGCGCTGCTTAATATAGAGATAGCAAGGGACTGGCAGTTTGCCGCCCCTTGCTATTTTTTGTATCTAAATTTGATTGAGAGCTAGCTTATCAGTTTCGACAAGCAATGATCCAGCAAATCCAAAGACAAAATCATGGTTTATATTCTTTAGGCAATAACGGATTTGAGCTGGGCTATTGAAATAATCTATTGGTACAGAATGAAACATTTCAATAAGAGCTGCGTACAACATTAAAGTGCATCTCATTTTCTGGTAAATATAGAAATAAGGAGAATTCTCATGTTAAAAAGAGTGTCTTTGGTGTTTGTACTTTTCGTTTTAGCAATTGCTGCTTTATTCTTGGCTGCTGCAAATCCTACAGGTCCGAATACGGTTTCGTTTGAGGAACCGATGATTATTTGGCTGAATGTTGGAATCATCGCTTCGCTGTTTTTGCCGCCTTTCATCTTATCGTTCTTCAGTCATCTCGCGGTGAAGATTGTTTCTGCTATTTACCAAGTTTTTATCGTCTTTGCTTTCTCTAGTCTTATTTTGGCAGGTTTATTGATTCCTAGTAATGCCGTCATCATTGTCGGAGCTCTTGGTGTCATTCTTGGTATCTGCAGTATCCTGGTCACTATTTTAACGGGGTTGAAAAAGGGGGATGCAGTCACGGAGTGAACTTAAATGCACTAAAAATGCCCAGCATTTCTCTTTAGCGCTGGGTATTTTTTTGATTGTCCTTTGCTCTTTTCACTGCCATGTAAATGACGATGATGAATAATAAGGCCGATAGCAGCCAAAGGAGAGCGGATAAGTCATCCAAGGTGCGAGGTAAGTTTGCAGCCATTAAAGGTAAGATGCCAGCCAGAAGTATCAGTGGAACCAAATGCTTGATTGTAACCGCCTCCTTTTTCCATAAAAATCCTTTCCTTTTATTGATGGTAGCATATCGTTCTGGAGTCTGACAAATATCCTTGAGCTGGAATTCCCGCAAAATATTTTGCGGGAATTTTTTTAAGATCTTGCTTGTCATCAGGAATTAATCCCAGATGCATGCATACAGTGGAAGCATGAAGCGTATTCCATTACATGTATACTAGTATCGTTTTCCACAATCCATGATGAAGAGATGATCAAAATGAACAAGCTGCCTGTACAGCGCAAGACATTAGCTTATGAAGTGTATGAATATCTATACGACAAAATCATCACCTTACAATACAAACCGGGGCAGATGATTTATGAGAGTGCAATAGCCGAGGAACTGGGACTGAGCAGAACGCCTGTCAGGGAAGCGATTCAAATGCTTGCTTCAGAAGGGTTCCTGCAGATCATTCCGCAAAAGGGGAACCGGGTGAAGCATATATCGAAGAAAAAGGTGCAGGAAGCGCTCCAAGTCAGAAAGAGTCTGGAAGCTGTCGCTTTTATGGATGCTGCTGTCAAATGGAATGAAGCTGATGCAAGGATCAGTGCTTATAAGGCGGAATTAAGGCATATCATGGACCAGCAAAGGGATGCGGCAGAACGGGTGGATGTTGTTGGCTTTTACCGCTATGATGAGGTTTTCCATGATAAAATCCTTGAAATATGCGGCAATCAGACCTTGGGAGAAATCGTACGTCAGGTGCGGGGACATGTGAATCGAATCCGTTATTTGGAATTTTTTGAGACAAGGGAAATGGACCGTGTCATTCGTGATCATGAAGAGTTGATTGCGCTGATCCAAAATAATGATGCAGAAGGAGCTGTGCGGAGGCTTCATCAGCATCTCGACACAGCGGCCAGTCACTATGGCAGCATAATGGATAAGTATGCCGCATATTTTGAAGCTCACACTCCATAGTGGAGCATAGTGTCATCCAATGACTTGTATACTAGTATGCGAAAAGGAGAAGGACAGGATGCAGATTGCTGTATTGGGGTTGAACCACGGATTCACATTGGCACAGCAGGCAAAAAAAATGGCTGGTCTTACATTGGCGGCAGTAGCTGGGAACAACGCTGATGCAAAAGAGCGGGCAAAGGAGCTGGATGTACCTTTATATGAAGATTATAAGGAACTGATCGATACATGCTCGCTGGATGGAGTCATTATTACATTGCCGAATCACTTGCACAAGGAAGCTGTGGAATACTGTGCAGATAAAGGCTTGCATTGTCTGGTTGAAAAACCGATTGCCGATACAACGGCTGCAGCCCGGGAGATGATCGATCATTGCCGGGAGAAACGGGTGCAGCTTTTAGTTGGTCATCATCGTCGTTACTCTGCTAAGATCAATCATTTGAAGCAGCTGCTGGAAACCAAGGTCATCGGAGATTTAATCGGGGTGAATATGGTGTGGGCCCTTGCCAAGGATCATGACTATTATAAAGAAGCTTGGCGGGTGAAGGCAGGAGGCGGTCCGCTGTTGATCAATGGCATACATGATTTGGATAACTTACTCTATGTTACCGGCCTTAAAATTGAAAGCGTTTACGCTGCCGGGCGGAATAAGATACGGTCGGCAGAAGTGGAGGATGCGGTCACGGCAATTCTGGAGGCGGAAGATGGGACGGTCATCCATTATTTCCTGACTGACGGCGTGCCATCTCCTTGGTCTTATGAATTCAATCTAAAGGAAAATCCAATCTATCATTTTTATGAAGAGGATTGCTATCACTTTTTCGGGACAAAAGGGAGCTTGGCTTTTCCAAGCTTTCGCTGCTACCAATACAGGGAGGGAGCGTATGGCTGGAAGCATCCTTTGATGGAAACGCAATACTTGCCGGTGGGGACTGTGGATCCAATCGCGGCAGAATTAGCCCACTTTGAAGATGTATTGAAAGGGGAAGCAGTTCCGCGCGTACCAGGAGAAGCGGGATTGAGGACCCTGGAGGTGCTGGAGGCCATCAACCTGTCCATTCGGGAGAAGAGAAGTGTGCCGCTTCGGGAGATTATAAGTTGTTAAACACAATCGTTCCATTCAGGAGAAGGCGGGGATTGGATGAAGCAATTGTTTCTATTTTTGTCGTTGATTAGCATGGGACTTATTGTAAGCGCTTGCAATATTGGGACTTCAGCAGAAAAAGAAGTGAAAGTCATGCGCCTTGCAAATGCCACTCCGGATGACCGTTCTTTGAGTAAGGCGCTCTATTTGTTTGAAGAGAAACTGGAGCAGGAAACGAATGGCTCCATTGATGTCGAAGTGTATACGAATAGCGTTATCGGGGGAGACAGGGAGGTATTTGAGGGGATGCAGCTGAACACGATCCAGGGGGCATCGATGTCGACAGGACCGATTGCACAATTTGCCGATGAGTTCAACGTTTTCGAGCTGCCATTTTTGTTTGCTGACGAGGAAGAAGCTTACCGTGTCTTGGATGGGGAAGTGGGGGAACGTCTGTTGGAGGAATTGGAGAGCCAAAACGTAGTCGGTTTGAATTATTGGGAAAATGGCTTCCGGATGCTGAGCAATGATGTACGTGAAATCGACACGGTGGACGATGTCAAAGGAATCGATATCCGGACGTTGGAAAATGAGTGGCATATGGAGCTTTGGCGTGAACTGGGCGCCAACCCGACGCCGATGAACTACGGCGAATTGTATATTGGGCTGGAGCAAGGTACCGTCGATGCCCAGGAGAACCCAGTGGGTAATGTGGTAAACAGTCATTTCTACGAGGTGCAGGACCATCTGACAATCACCAATCATATTTACAATGCGAGTCCTTTCATGGTGAGTAAGCCTTTTTGGGAGTCACTGACGAAGGAAGAACAGGCGGCAGTGGAACGCGTGGCGGACGAAGTGCAAAAGGAGCAGCGGAAAATGAATCGGCAGGAAGTCGAGGATAGCTTTGCCATTGTCGAAGAGATGGGGATGAAGGTAACGGAACTGAGTGAAGAGGAACTGGAGCGTTTCCGGGAAGAAACCATGCCGGTTCGTGAAAGCTATATAGAAAAGTATGGAGATGAGTGGTTAAGGCAAATAGAGGCAGAAACCGATTGATAGATAGAAGGAGGCTCTTATGAAATCTATCCGATGGTGGAATCGATATACGGAGGAATGCATGATGGTCATTTTGCTGTCTGTCATGGTCGTCGTCATCACTGCACAAATCATGATGCGTTTTATCCTGGGATCATCTATTGGCTGGTCGGAAGAATTGGCTCGATACTGTTTTATCTGGCTTGTCTTTATCGGCATAAGCTATGGGGTGAAAAAACAGCGGCATATAAGAATCGATGCCATTTACCGATTGTTGAAAGGGAAGCAGCGAGTCATCCTCCAAATCATAGTAAATGTGCTGTTTCTGTCATTTGCTGTAATCCTATTGATTTATGGCGGCAAAATCAGTGCCCAGATTTTTCTGTGGGGACAGAGTTCACCGGCCTTGCAAATAAATATGGGGTTGGTTTATCTGGCAGCGCCTGTCGGCATGCTGCTTACATCCTGGCGGATCATACAGCAGCTGCTGCAGCAAATCCATATACTCCGCGGCAGGGAAGGGCTGTCCGATGCAGAGCAAACATCTGCATTATAATGCTCGGAAATATGATATTGGGAGGGTGAGAAATGTCTGCGATCATCATGTTTGGCAGCTTTGGCCTCTTGCTGGTGTTAAGCGTCCCGATTGGCATTGCACTGGCTTTGTCATCCATCGCTACGTTGCTATACGCACAGGATACGCCGTTGGAATTTTTAGCTCAAGGATTGGTCACCTCTATCGACTCCTTTCCGATCATGGCAGTGCCATTCTTTATTTTGGCTGGGGAGATCATGGGAAGGGGTGGGCTTTCCAAACGGTTGATCAAGGTAGCTGAATCAGTTGTCGGGAATATAAAAGGCGGATTTGCAATGACGACGATCATAACGTGTTTTTTCTTTGCGGCCATATCAGGATCTGGACCAGCAACTGTTGCAGCCGTGGGGGGAATCATGATTCCTGCAATGGTTCAGATGGGCTATGGCAAGCAGTTTGCAGCTGGCATCGTCGCGGCAGCGGGAACATTGGGAGTTATCGTGCCTCCAAGTATCCCGATGATTGTATACGGTGTCGCAAGCGGGACCTCGGTTGGTGATCTATTTATTGCTGGCATACTGCCAGGTCTTCTGATTGCTGTCCTGATGCTGCTATATGTCTATTTC from Terribacillus sp. FSL K6-0262 encodes:
- a CDS encoding RDD family protein — protein: MDKEKREHPEELTSPDQDISSTGIPEAAESDRQTESDALSDMYQGKEKLDEEAMEQPGAASPAAVADKRYAGFWMRFWAYLVDLIVVFSLTGLLVQPFTMIDAFYEATLWIWSVSALLGGVIFFAYFLFMTKWRGQTLGKMIFGLRVIRKDGGGLSWSDTLIREVVGRFIHRLLFLTILYVVVAFTPRKQGVHDFFADTLVIHE
- the clpP gene encoding ATP-dependent Clp endopeptidase proteolytic subunit ClpP, producing MNLIPTVIEQTNRGERAYDIYSRLLKDRIIMLGSAIDDNVANSIVSQLLFLAAEDPEKDISLYINSPGGSITAGMAIYDTMQFIQPKVSTICIGMAASMGAFLLTAGEKGMRYALPNSEVMIHQPLGGTQGQASDIEIHARRIIEMRKKLNEIMAERSGQPLEVIERDTDRDNFLTAEQAVNYGLIDKVMEKRPS
- a CDS encoding manganese catalase family protein; this encodes MFNHSKVLQYPAKPDKPDALFAKKMQEILGGQFGEITVALQYLFQGWSARGEEKYKDLIMDTATEEIGHVEMIATMIARLLDGAPVKEQEEAAKDPVIGAILGGMNPQHAIVSGLGPRPTDSNGVPWNAGYIIASGNLLADIRANINAESQGRLQVARLYEMTEDRGVRDMLSFLLARDSMHQNQWIAAARELEEKNGVIVPGSFPKELEADGFSHSLINFSEGEDSKEGSWANGTAPDGGQFNYEQTPTAHGEKQELQPAPDYMYPK
- a CDS encoding GntR family transcriptional regulator, with product MNKLPVQRKTLAYEVYEYLYDKIITLQYKPGQMIYESAIAEELGLSRTPVREAIQMLASEGFLQIIPQKGNRVKHISKKKVQEALQVRKSLEAVAFMDAAVKWNEADARISAYKAELRHIMDQQRDAAERVDVVGFYRYDEVFHDKILEICGNQTLGEIVRQVRGHVNRIRYLEFFETREMDRVIRDHEELIALIQNNDAEGAVRRLHQHLDTAASHYGSIMDKYAAYFEAHTP
- a CDS encoding Gfo/Idh/MocA family oxidoreductase, whose protein sequence is MQIAVLGLNHGFTLAQQAKKMAGLTLAAVAGNNADAKERAKELDVPLYEDYKELIDTCSLDGVIITLPNHLHKEAVEYCADKGLHCLVEKPIADTTAAAREMIDHCREKRVQLLVGHHRRYSAKINHLKQLLETKVIGDLIGVNMVWALAKDHDYYKEAWRVKAGGGPLLINGIHDLDNLLYVTGLKIESVYAAGRNKIRSAEVEDAVTAILEAEDGTVIHYFLTDGVPSPWSYEFNLKENPIYHFYEEDCYHFFGTKGSLAFPSFRCYQYREGAYGWKHPLMETQYLPVGTVDPIAAELAHFEDVLKGEAVPRVPGEAGLRTLEVLEAINLSIREKRSVPLREIISC
- a CDS encoding TRAP transporter substrate-binding protein encodes the protein MKQLFLFLSLISMGLIVSACNIGTSAEKEVKVMRLANATPDDRSLSKALYLFEEKLEQETNGSIDVEVYTNSVIGGDREVFEGMQLNTIQGASMSTGPIAQFADEFNVFELPFLFADEEEAYRVLDGEVGERLLEELESQNVVGLNYWENGFRMLSNDVREIDTVDDVKGIDIRTLENEWHMELWRELGANPTPMNYGELYIGLEQGTVDAQENPVGNVVNSHFYEVQDHLTITNHIYNASPFMVSKPFWESLTKEEQAAVERVADEVQKEQRKMNRQEVEDSFAIVEEMGMKVTELSEEELERFREETMPVRESYIEKYGDEWLRQIEAETD
- a CDS encoding TRAP transporter small permease, which codes for MKSIRWWNRYTEECMMVILLSVMVVVITAQIMMRFILGSSIGWSEELARYCFIWLVFIGISYGVKKQRHIRIDAIYRLLKGKQRVILQIIVNVLFLSFAVILLIYGGKISAQIFLWGQSSPALQINMGLVYLAAPVGMLLTSWRIIQQLLQQIHILRGREGLSDAEQTSAL